DNA sequence from the Verrucomicrobiia bacterium genome:
GCGTTTGGCTTCGTCGTTCCATACCGTTATAAAAACAGAAGCCGCGTTGTTTTGAGCAACGCGGCGTTCTACTTGCCGAATTTGTTCACAGAAACATGCCGCCGGAGGCTTCGAGGCGTTGGGCGTTGACCCAGCGGCCTTCTTCCGAGCAGAGGAAAGAGATGACGCCGCCGATGTCATCGGCTACGCCGACGCGGCCCAAGGCAGTTTGTGCGGAGAGAAACTCACGCAAGCCGGGATGGCTCAAGGCGTCTTTTGTGAAGTCGGTTTCGATGGCACCGGGAGCAATGGTGTTCGCGGTGATGCGGCGAGCACCGAGTTCTTTCGCCAGATAGCGGGTGAAGACTTCGATGGCACCTTTCATGGAGGCATATGCAGCGTAACCAGGAATGGCGAAGCGTGCGAGGCCAGTGGAGGTGTTCACGATGCGGCCACCATCGGCGAGCAAGGGCAGGAGCTTCTGCGTGAGGAAGAAGACGCCTTTGAAATGAACGTTG
Encoded proteins:
- a CDS encoding SDR family oxidoreductase translates to MNHSHKIALITGGSRGLGRNTALKLARDGADIILTYRERKAEGEAVLSEIEQLGCKAALLQLDVSKTSGFDSFVKALAETLQTKWQRNDFDFLINNAGIDRAAPFAQATEKDFDDLFNVHFKGVFFLTQKLLPLLADGGRIVNTSTGLARFAIPGYAAYASMKGAIEVFTRYLAKELGARRITANTIAPGAIETDFTKDALSHPGLREFLSAQTALGRVGVADDIGGVISFLCSEEGRWVNAQRLEASGGMFL